The following proteins are encoded in a genomic region of Candidatus Diapherotrites archaeon:
- a CDS encoding LAGLIDADG family homing endonuclease, whose translation MERESFKEGQRDGYSKPDEEMGVAPYVGKGEANPFIPKLEEFFSTHYKKQIEDLVREYPQKRSLVIDFKDLEEFDFQLADELIDHPDLVLEAARLAAQKIDVPALEIEVFAPNVRVRSLPRDRMPLVKDISARHLGKLITLEGVIRQLTDVLPKLKTATWSCKRCSNTYVIEQDGHQLRKPNLCTCKHRDFELVPDQSTFVDYQKIQIQEPLELLKGSEQAVNLDVYIQDDFVNKVAPGDRTQITGILRLYPPNKEKKAVYGRYLEAIHLEETEKEFEEVNVADEDVEAIKALAQNPRIYGLLSESIAPTIYGHEIVKESISLQLFGGVKKLLPGEMTIRGNIHVLLVGDPGTGKSQLLQATDRIAPKSVYVSGKTSSGVGLTASAVKDDFGEGGWTLKAGALVLASGGMVMVDEFDKMECLTGDTLVCTQNGELKPIQTIFEEAKKEGRIEKNENGTSIRDIQNRYVLSMDENLKIVKRKMLAAHEYPHQGRILEIRLQSGEKIKTTPNHPFFSTTEKEVKTIKAGKLKEGDFILVPARLPNEEAREFNEKQSRLYGYLAGDGNVTYNPPENYMVRFTNKDAELLDDFSVCCESIFEKPTIYPSEIREGGLMCTRANGQAYVDFIAKHAPGLMEKFDQKYTPSNIYHSTQNTAHYLRGIFDSEGNVDTRHQQVGFASTSERLTMEVKALLLKHGIVSQIQHKASKEKRRASYVLRITDHDSLTLFSQKIGFTSNKKQKKLNTFIQPKKERSVINVIPNAGSLLKDIRMDLGLLQKECGINKVTYNNFENETSNISIKKAQKILETFTSLAFNKNISKETRKKIEYFEKLVHGDVRWRKIRKIKEVTPITPNHLSYQRTHQLNQYLAEIGMKKIVQKRMKEAIPALIRELEKKKENIREMVKNDIQTWNEAKKAIENKAIVQKNMANELGVNQSTLTRWLNQTTTAPPHALQKTTEKIKRKLLEKKEKIAQIEQLLNETIAEPTTHIYDLTIEGSHNFIANNIIVHNSEDRSSMHEAMEQGRISVAKAGLVTRFKTDTSVLAAANPKLSRFDPFKPFFEQIDLPSSLISRFDLFFMIRDTLNKERDAAITQHILSTHQAGEQMMQMQRSGKKMDVEWQKALEKKVTPIIDTEMLRKYISYARQNVFPVLSPEAVLVIQDFYVGLRDQGRQQGSYSATARQLEGLVRLAEASARVRLSDVVEKEDADRSTRLVRASLEDVVRDPETGRIDIDIVTSGQTQSSRDHMRTILDIIRSKGKEMEKVPIQDVIAESIERGIDEEKVRELITKLKRSGEIYEPSHGYLKGA comes from the coding sequence ATGGAAAGAGAATCCTTCAAAGAGGGCCAGCGGGATGGCTATTCCAAGCCGGATGAGGAGATGGGAGTCGCCCCCTATGTGGGAAAGGGAGAGGCCAATCCTTTCATCCCCAAGCTCGAGGAATTCTTTTCCACCCACTACAAGAAGCAAATCGAGGATCTGGTGAGGGAATACCCCCAAAAACGGTCGCTGGTGATTGATTTCAAGGATTTGGAGGAATTCGACTTCCAGCTGGCGGACGAACTCATCGACCACCCGGATTTGGTGCTGGAAGCCGCGCGTCTGGCCGCCCAAAAGATAGATGTGCCCGCGCTGGAAATAGAGGTTTTCGCTCCCAATGTGCGCGTGCGGAGCCTGCCCCGGGATAGGATGCCCTTGGTGAAGGATATTTCGGCGCGCCATTTGGGAAAACTCATCACCCTGGAAGGGGTCATCCGGCAGCTCACGGATGTGCTGCCCAAATTGAAGACCGCGACCTGGAGTTGTAAGCGATGCTCTAATACGTATGTCATCGAGCAGGATGGGCACCAGTTGAGAAAACCTAATTTGTGCACGTGCAAGCACCGGGATTTCGAATTGGTGCCCGACCAGAGCACGTTTGTGGATTATCAAAAGATTCAGATCCAGGAACCATTAGAGTTGCTCAAGGGGAGCGAGCAAGCGGTGAATCTGGATGTGTATATCCAAGATGATTTCGTGAACAAGGTGGCCCCGGGAGACCGCACGCAAATCACGGGGATTTTACGTTTATATCCCCCCAACAAGGAGAAGAAAGCGGTGTATGGGAGGTATTTGGAAGCCATCCACCTCGAGGAAACCGAGAAGGAGTTCGAGGAAGTGAATGTCGCGGACGAGGATGTGGAGGCCATCAAGGCGCTGGCGCAAAACCCGCGAATATATGGGCTGCTATCGGAAAGCATTGCCCCCACCATCTATGGGCATGAGATCGTGAAGGAATCCATATCCTTGCAATTGTTCGGGGGAGTGAAAAAACTGTTGCCGGGAGAGATGACCATTCGGGGAAATATTCATGTATTATTGGTGGGAGACCCGGGCACGGGGAAATCCCAACTCCTGCAGGCCACGGATAGAATAGCCCCCAAATCGGTGTATGTGAGTGGGAAAACAAGCTCGGGCGTAGGCCTTACCGCGTCAGCTGTTAAAGATGATTTTGGGGAAGGGGGATGGACGCTCAAGGCGGGAGCGCTCGTACTGGCCTCCGGGGGCATGGTAATGGTGGACGAATTTGATAAGATGGAGTGCCTAACCGGAGACACGCTTGTTTGCACCCAGAATGGAGAATTGAAACCCATTCAAACGATTTTTGAAGAGGCCAAAAAGGAAGGAAGAATCGAAAAAAATGAAAACGGAACAAGCATACGCGATATTCAGAATCGATATGTACTATCAATGGATGAAAACCTGAAAATAGTCAAACGAAAAATGCTCGCGGCCCATGAATACCCCCATCAGGGAAGAATTTTGGAAATACGACTCCAAAGTGGAGAAAAAATAAAAACCACCCCCAATCACCCTTTTTTTAGTACGACTGAAAAGGAGGTTAAAACCATTAAAGCCGGAAAATTGAAAGAAGGAGATTTTATCCTCGTTCCTGCCCGCTTGCCTAATGAAGAAGCAAGAGAATTCAATGAAAAACAATCACGCCTGTATGGGTATTTGGCTGGAGACGGAAATGTAACGTATAATCCGCCAGAAAATTATATGGTTCGATTCACCAACAAGGATGCAGAATTGCTGGATGACTTTAGTGTTTGTTGCGAAAGTATATTCGAGAAACCCACTATTTATCCCAGCGAAATTCGAGAGGGAGGTCTAATGTGCACACGGGCAAACGGACAAGCGTATGTTGATTTCATTGCAAAACATGCTCCCGGGCTCATGGAAAAATTTGACCAAAAATACACTCCATCGAATATTTACCACTCCACCCAAAACACCGCCCATTACCTTCGGGGAATATTCGATTCAGAAGGGAATGTGGATACCCGCCACCAACAGGTTGGCTTTGCTTCCACCAGTGAGCGACTAACAATGGAAGTCAAGGCATTGCTGTTAAAACACGGAATAGTATCCCAAATACAGCACAAAGCATCCAAAGAAAAAAGAAGAGCTTCGTACGTTCTTCGAATCACCGATCATGACTCGCTTACACTTTTTTCCCAAAAAATTGGGTTTACCAGCAATAAAAAACAAAAAAAACTCAACACATTCATTCAACCAAAAAAAGAAAGAAGCGTTATCAATGTTATTCCAAACGCAGGAAGCCTACTCAAGGATATTCGAATGGATTTAGGATTACTGCAAAAAGAATGCGGGATAAACAAGGTCACCTACAACAATTTTGAAAATGAAACCTCAAACATTAGCATCAAAAAAGCCCAAAAAATACTAGAAACATTCACGAGTTTAGCATTCAACAAGAACATTTCCAAGGAAACAAGGAAAAAAATAGAATACTTTGAAAAACTGGTTCATGGGGATGTCCGATGGAGAAAGATCCGAAAAATAAAAGAGGTTACACCCATCACGCCTAACCACCTAAGCTACCAACGCACGCACCAATTAAACCAATATCTAGCCGAAATCGGAATGAAAAAAATCGTTCAAAAAAGAATGAAAGAAGCCATCCCGGCACTCATTCGAGAACTCGAAAAGAAAAAAGAAAATATCCGAGAAATGGTGAAAAATGATATCCAAACGTGGAACGAAGCGAAAAAAGCCATTGAAAATAAAGCGATTGTCCAAAAAAATATGGCAAACGAATTGGGAGTAAACCAATCGACCCTGACACGATGGTTAAATCAGACCACCACCGCCCCCCCTCACGCGCTCCAGAAAACAACCGAAAAAATAAAAAGAAAACTATTGGAAAAAAAGGAAAAAATAGCACAAATAGAACAACTTTTAAACGAAACGATAGCCGAACCCACCACTCACATATACGATCTCACCATAGAGGGAAGCCATAATTTCATTGCAAATAATATCATTGTGCACAACTCAGAAGATCGGAGCTCCATGCACGAAGCGATGGAACAGGGACGGATTAGTGTGGCCAAAGCCGGGCTGGTGACCCGGTTTAAGACGGACACAAGCGTGCTCGCGGCCGCCAATCCCAAGCTGTCTCGGTTCGATCCATTCAAACCTTTCTTCGAACAAATCGACTTGCCCTCCTCCCTCATCTCACGATTCGACCTGTTCTTTATGATTAGGGATACATTGAACAAGGAACGCGACGCTGCGATTACCCAACACATCTTATCCACCCATCAGGCGGGAGAACAAATGATGCAGATGCAGCGGAGTGGGAAGAAGATGGATGTGGAATGGCAAAAAGCACTCGAGAAGAAAGTGACGCCTATCATCGATACTGAGATGCTGAGAAAATACATCTCGTACGCCCGACAGAATGTGTTCCCGGTGCTCAGCCCGGAAGCCGTGCTGGTAATCCAGGATTTCTATGTTGGATTGAGGGACCAAGGAAGGCAGCAAGGAAGCTATTCGGCGACGGCACGGCAGTTGGAAGGACTGGTGCGGTTAGCTGAAGCAAGCGCCCGCGTCCGATTGAGTGACGTGGTGGAGAAAGAGGACGCGGATAGGAGCACCCGGTTGGTGCGGGCGTCATTGGAGGATGTGGTGCGAGATCCCGAGACGGGACGGATTGACATTGATATCGTGACGAGTGGGCAGACACAGAGCTCACGTGACCACATGAGAACGATCCTTGACATTATCCGGAGCAAGGGGAAGGAGATGGAGAAGGTGCCCATCCAGGATGTTATTGCGGAATCCATCGAAAGGGGTATTGATGAAGAGAAGGTGCGGGAACTCATCACCAAGCTCAAGCGGAGCGGAGAAATTTACGAACCCTCCCATGGGTATCTCAAGGGCGCGTGA
- a CDS encoding presenilin family intramembrane aspartyl protease, giving the protein MDKPLLAQLAIYFIVVQALGLYVGYSLIQADLEPVIFSPDPDDPVNSVGLLAYILVGTLFILLAIKFLPDRLLYWVFKGIESLALFFTGFIVLQAFIPEEAALLGAVGLIMIRVFLPHILVWRNISSMVATIGAGAVIGISIGVWPVIIFLIALGIYDYIAVFKTKHMVTMAKAVAKKNLSFTIAMPTKDHQFELGTGDFVMPLIFGVSVLGDSLSKGIPWPGAAIPSIAILLASLAGLAITLDYGSGRIGKALPALPLQVALMVIMYGLLVAGGVV; this is encoded by the coding sequence ATGGATAAACCGCTATTGGCCCAGTTGGCGATATATTTCATAGTCGTACAGGCTTTGGGGCTGTATGTGGGTTATTCCCTTATTCAGGCGGACCTGGAACCGGTTATTTTCTCTCCGGACCCAGATGACCCTGTGAATTCGGTGGGGCTACTGGCCTACATCCTGGTGGGAACCCTATTCATCCTGCTGGCCATCAAATTTCTTCCAGATAGACTGTTATATTGGGTGTTCAAGGGGATAGAGAGCCTCGCGCTATTCTTCACCGGATTCATTGTTCTGCAGGCCTTTATTCCTGAAGAGGCCGCGCTACTCGGAGCGGTTGGATTGATTATGATACGGGTGTTTCTTCCCCACATCCTGGTATGGCGAAACATCTCATCCATGGTGGCCACCATTGGAGCGGGGGCCGTGATTGGCATATCCATCGGGGTGTGGCCGGTGATCATTTTTCTCATCGCATTGGGAATATATGATTACATCGCCGTGTTCAAGACCAAGCACATGGTGACGATGGCCAAGGCGGTGGCCAAGAAGAATCTGAGCTTTACTATTGCCATGCCCACGAAAGACCATCAATTCGAATTGGGAACGGGGGATTTTGTGATGCCCCTCATCTTTGGAGTGAGCGTGCTGGGGGATAGCCTTTCCAAAGGGATTCCCTGGCCGGGCGCGGCCATACCCTCCATCGCCATCCTCCTCGCCTCTTTAGCGGGGTTGGCCATCACCCTGGATTATGGAAGTGGACGCATCGGGAAAGCCCTGCCCGCATTACCATTGCAAGTGGCGCTCATGGTAATCATGTACGGCCTGCTCGTGGCGGGCGGGGTGGTGTGA
- a CDS encoding translation initiation factor IF-2 subunit beta, with product MDPYGKLLDRMYANLPKRDAGTERFEFPRVESFIQGPKTYVKNFLQLLKIMRREDPRDILKFLTKESASPAQVEGDRLVFSGKFGEKQINGWFKRFLDEFVLCKVCGKPDTHYVEHNGVRQLKCEACGAISPIRRG from the coding sequence ATGGACCCTTATGGAAAACTATTAGACCGCATGTACGCCAATCTCCCCAAACGGGACGCGGGGACGGAGCGGTTCGAATTCCCACGGGTGGAGAGTTTTATCCAGGGACCTAAAACGTACGTGAAGAATTTTCTCCAGCTACTTAAAATCATGCGACGCGAGGACCCGCGGGACATATTGAAATTCCTCACCAAAGAGAGCGCCTCGCCCGCTCAGGTGGAGGGGGATCGGTTGGTGTTCTCCGGAAAATTCGGGGAGAAACAGATTAATGGGTGGTTCAAGCGGTTTCTGGATGAATTTGTTTTGTGCAAAGTGTGTGGGAAACCCGACACGCACTATGTTGAACATAATGGCGTGCGCCAATTGAAATGTGAAGCATGTGGGGCCATCTCACCCATTCGACGGGGATGA
- a CDS encoding DUF424 family protein, protein MGRKEFAMKEHVSPEGSVLGVADIELVGKVFTEGKFRLHVSERFYFGEKVDKHELVEKVNAFSNINLVGDRCLRVVKELGWVGEKGILRIAGVPHAHVYKL, encoded by the coding sequence GTGGGAAGAAAAGAATTCGCCATGAAGGAACATGTGTCCCCGGAGGGAAGCGTGCTCGGAGTGGCGGATATCGAGCTTGTTGGAAAAGTATTCACGGAAGGAAAATTCCGCCTCCATGTGAGTGAACGGTTTTATTTTGGAGAAAAAGTGGATAAACACGAATTGGTGGAAAAAGTGAACGCATTCTCAAACATCAACCTCGTGGGGGATCGATGCTTGCGGGTGGTGAAAGAATTAGGATGGGTGGGGGAAAAGGGTATTTTGCGCATCGCGGGAGTACCCCATGCACATGTCTATAAACTGTAA
- the eif1A gene encoding translation initiation factor eIF-1A, translated as MRPRPANTTPEGEVRLRLPYREHGEMFAIVMKLHGGDQIMASCEDGKDRMCRIPGKLKKKVWMREGDVIIIRLWDFQPIKADVVWRFLPIQTEKLRRLGHLEKLPV; from the coding sequence ATGAGACCACGGCCAGCCAATACGACCCCTGAAGGGGAAGTCCGTTTGAGGTTGCCGTATCGAGAACACGGGGAAATGTTTGCCATCGTCATGAAACTTCACGGGGGCGACCAGATCATGGCATCCTGCGAGGATGGAAAAGATAGGATGTGCCGCATCCCGGGAAAACTCAAGAAAAAGGTCTGGATGCGGGAAGGGGATGTCATCATCATCCGGCTCTGGGACTTCCAACCCATCAAGGCGGATGTCGTCTGGCGGTTTTTACCCATCCAGACCGAAAAGCTCCGGCGCCTGGGGCATCTTGAGAAGCTTCCGGTGTGA
- a CDS encoding serine protein kinase RIO, with protein sequence MDKHRRKAFHIFKLFSEERLEKTFAKVFDQNTIHVLHTLASQGHIDHVEFTISTGKEAHVFRAVDKGGNYRAVKIYKIETSDFNNMQDYLRFDKRFANVKNEKRSIVFAWTQKEFSSLRKLREAGVNVPMPLVAKDNVLVMEFIGTDGGASPMLKDARIRDLEKFYKGLVGNIAKMLAAKMIHGDLSDYNILVKDDIPIIIDCGQTFPTTHPNAKHFYERDLKNLLKVIHRLGKKDLTYDEFYGDVKREKEKLSGWGKG encoded by the coding sequence ATGGATAAGCATCGCCGGAAAGCGTTCCATATCTTCAAATTATTCTCGGAAGAGCGCCTGGAAAAGACATTCGCCAAGGTGTTTGATCAGAACACCATCCACGTGCTGCACACCCTCGCCTCTCAAGGGCATATCGATCATGTCGAGTTCACCATTTCCACGGGAAAAGAAGCCCACGTATTCCGAGCTGTAGATAAAGGGGGGAATTACCGGGCGGTCAAGATATACAAGATTGAAACCAGCGACTTCAATAATATGCAGGATTATTTACGATTCGATAAACGATTCGCCAACGTGAAGAATGAGAAGCGGAGCATCGTGTTTGCATGGACGCAAAAGGAGTTCTCGTCCCTACGAAAGTTGCGTGAGGCCGGGGTGAATGTCCCCATGCCCCTGGTGGCTAAGGATAATGTGCTAGTGATGGAATTCATAGGGACAGATGGGGGAGCGAGCCCGATGCTAAAGGATGCACGCATAAGGGACCTGGAAAAATTTTACAAAGGACTGGTGGGGAACATCGCCAAGATGCTCGCGGCAAAAATGATTCACGGGGACTTGAGCGACTACAATATTCTCGTGAAAGACGACATACCCATCATTATTGATTGTGGCCAAACCTTCCCAACCACCCACCCGAACGCCAAACACTTTTATGAACGGGACCTCAAGAACCTACTGAAAGTAATCCATCGGTTGGGAAAGAAGGATTTGACGTATGACGAATTCTATGGGGATGTGAAACGGGAGAAGGAAAAACTTTCAGGGTGGGGGAAGGGGTAA
- a CDS encoding KH domain-containing protein, with protein MLDEFMIPKERIAVLIGPNGQTKKEIEQRTHCRMGIDSKSGDISIEGEDASHVLTAGNVVKAIGRGFSPPHAFRLFEEDHYFEIIYLPDLLGKDWKTLQSKKGRIIGKEGIIRKKIEQDTHTLISVYGKTISIIGKPDALARAVQAVTMLVKGAEHATVLNYLRQSLTAPEEFEFR; from the coding sequence ATGCTCGATGAATTCATGATCCCCAAGGAACGGATCGCCGTCCTTATCGGCCCTAATGGGCAAACCAAGAAAGAAATCGAGCAGCGCACCCACTGCCGAATGGGAATAGACAGCAAATCCGGGGACATTTCAATCGAAGGGGAGGACGCCTCCCACGTCCTCACCGCGGGAAACGTGGTCAAGGCTATTGGACGCGGTTTTTCCCCCCCGCATGCCTTCCGCCTATTCGAGGAAGACCATTACTTCGAGATCATCTACCTTCCTGATTTGCTAGGGAAAGACTGGAAAACCCTCCAATCCAAAAAGGGCCGCATCATTGGGAAAGAAGGGATCATCCGAAAGAAGATCGAACAGGACACCCACACCCTCATCTCGGTGTATGGGAAGACCATTTCCATCATCGGGAAACCCGATGCCCTAGCCCGAGCCGTGCAGGCTGTTACGATGCTGGTCAAAGGAGCGGAGCACGCCACTGTATTAAATTACTTACGCCAATCACTCACAGCGCCCGAGGAGTTCGAATTCAGGTGA
- the top6B gene encoding DNA topoisomerase VI subunit B: MPDEKTLTRIANPTADDLAKEFREHSVAEFFKKNKQMLGLSGKTKALTTIIHEYITNSLDACENANILPEIEVHIKELEAEHYEVTVADNGPGLTRETVGKAFGQLLAGTKFHRLMQMRGQQGIGASGATMLSQMTTGKEIHVITGNDKEVISCDLSIDAKYNQPKVHNIKILTRKFRGTIVKAEFKEMKYVNNEQGPLEYVRRTAIANPHAKLTFTDPSGQTIAFERTAKTIPDKPEEVKPHPRGVTVDELLNLAKYTQARRTNSFLKIELDRMGDTAVKEVGEKVSFDLNKDPHALSWREIEEMVKAFKDITFIAPRTDALRPIGEEQIKRSLQTIVEPEFLSVVTRKPQVSEGGYPFQVEVSVCYGGKAGRRVGDEMRIEIMRFANRAPLLFDTGGCGITEAVKTVEWKRYGIRDSETAPLTVFVNLISVHIPYTGAGKQAISNDEEIVEEIRLALMESGRKTARYIISKEHERLKQEKKRIYMKYAIEVAIGLGELIEKDPKPIEHKLLETVAKRLKLDEQQEKKMEAQTDEDLEKELERLNKEDKKKGKAKKPAENEEGGEE; the protein is encoded by the coding sequence ATGCCCGACGAAAAAACACTGACCCGAATCGCCAATCCCACCGCGGATGACCTGGCGAAGGAATTCCGCGAGCATTCCGTGGCGGAATTCTTCAAGAAGAACAAGCAAATGCTCGGGTTAAGTGGCAAGACGAAAGCACTCACCACCATCATTCATGAATACATCACCAACTCCCTGGACGCGTGCGAGAATGCCAACATCCTGCCTGAAATCGAGGTTCATATCAAGGAGCTGGAGGCCGAACACTATGAGGTTACGGTGGCCGACAACGGCCCTGGGTTGACACGCGAAACAGTGGGAAAAGCATTCGGCCAATTGCTCGCAGGAACCAAATTCCATCGCCTCATGCAGATGCGTGGACAACAAGGGATAGGCGCCAGCGGCGCCACCATGCTCTCCCAGATGACGACAGGAAAAGAGATCCATGTCATCACCGGAAATGATAAGGAAGTTATTTCCTGCGACCTGTCCATCGACGCCAAATACAACCAACCCAAAGTCCACAACATCAAGATTCTTACTCGAAAATTCCGCGGCACCATCGTGAAGGCGGAATTCAAGGAAATGAAATACGTAAACAACGAACAAGGCCCCCTCGAATACGTGCGACGCACCGCCATTGCCAACCCCCACGCCAAACTAACCTTTACCGACCCATCCGGACAAACCATCGCATTCGAACGCACCGCCAAAACCATTCCTGACAAACCAGAGGAAGTCAAGCCCCACCCTCGCGGGGTGACAGTGGACGAACTGCTCAACCTCGCCAAATACACCCAAGCCAGACGCACCAATAGCTTTCTCAAAATCGAATTAGATAGAATGGGGGATACCGCAGTCAAAGAAGTGGGGGAAAAGGTATCTTTCGACCTGAACAAGGACCCCCACGCCCTTTCATGGAGGGAGATCGAGGAAATGGTGAAAGCATTCAAAGACATTACCTTCATCGCCCCCCGCACCGATGCCTTACGCCCTATCGGGGAAGAGCAGATCAAGAGAAGCCTCCAAACGATTGTGGAGCCTGAATTTTTGTCCGTGGTGACACGGAAACCCCAAGTGTCAGAGGGCGGATATCCTTTCCAGGTGGAAGTTTCAGTCTGTTATGGGGGTAAGGCCGGCCGCCGGGTGGGGGATGAGATGCGCATCGAGATCATGCGCTTTGCCAACCGCGCCCCGCTCCTGTTCGACACGGGGGGTTGTGGCATCACGGAGGCGGTGAAAACCGTGGAGTGGAAACGCTATGGCATCAGAGACTCGGAAACCGCTCCCCTAACGGTATTCGTGAACCTCATTTCCGTCCACATCCCCTACACGGGAGCGGGGAAGCAAGCCATTTCCAACGACGAAGAGATCGTGGAAGAAATCCGATTGGCCCTCATGGAATCGGGACGGAAGACTGCCCGCTATATCATCAGCAAAGAACACGAACGCCTCAAACAAGAGAAGAAACGCATCTACATGAAATACGCCATCGAAGTGGCCATCGGATTAGGAGAACTCATAGAAAAAGATCCCAAACCCATCGAGCACAAACTATTGGAAACCGTCGCCAAACGCCTGAAACTGGATGAACAACAAGAAAAGAAGATGGAAGCCCAGACCGATGAGGATTTAGAAAAGGAACTGGAACGCTTGAACAAAGAAGATAAGAAAAAAGGCAAGGCGAAGAAGCCGGCCGAAAATGAGGAAGGCGGTGAGGAATAA
- a CDS encoding DNA topoisomerase IV subunit A, producing MVDTKTKDKEVIKKLEGLGEQVYKQINQGANPTVALPVRSLGNIFFDQKSRTIKLGDKMSERQFLNIAHTRKFMQTMLVANEIKKVIHENATVSIRDLYYALKHTIEGTNENTFENQDESDPLIEDLEASLNLLREELHLAASAKGIISGPMVVKDGNDTIDLTRMGSGGWSVPSNVEEDRIEIKKMEADYVLFIEKDAVWRRFNEDKFWKKNNCIIITGRGQAARGERRLVQRLNKEHKLPIYALMDADPWGMYIYSVIKQGSISLSYSEEKLATPDTKYIGLTVGDVETFKIPKEVTIKLNQLDIKRLNELQSYEWFKHKKWQAEFDLMKQKNIKMELEALSKKGIRFITETYLPQKIKEEDFLP from the coding sequence ATGGTCGACACCAAGACAAAAGACAAGGAAGTCATCAAGAAACTCGAGGGATTGGGTGAACAAGTCTATAAGCAGATCAACCAAGGCGCCAATCCCACGGTGGCACTGCCCGTGCGCTCCCTCGGAAATATTTTCTTCGACCAGAAATCCCGCACCATCAAATTGGGAGACAAGATGTCCGAACGCCAATTCCTCAACATCGCCCACACCCGGAAATTCATGCAGACCATGCTCGTGGCGAACGAAATCAAGAAAGTCATCCATGAAAACGCGACTGTTTCCATCCGTGACCTCTATTACGCGCTCAAGCACACCATCGAAGGAACTAATGAAAATACTTTCGAGAATCAGGATGAGAGCGATCCTCTGATCGAGGACCTGGAAGCCTCGCTCAACCTGCTCCGCGAAGAGTTGCATCTTGCGGCCTCCGCCAAGGGCATCATCTCCGGGCCCATGGTCGTGAAGGATGGTAACGATACAATAGACCTCACGCGAATGGGGAGTGGAGGATGGAGCGTCCCATCTAATGTGGAGGAGGACCGCATTGAGATCAAGAAGATGGAGGCGGATTATGTCCTGTTCATTGAAAAGGACGCCGTGTGGCGGCGCTTCAACGAAGATAAGTTCTGGAAGAAAAACAACTGCATCATCATCACCGGAAGAGGGCAAGCGGCTCGGGGGGAAAGAAGACTCGTCCAGCGCCTCAACAAGGAACACAAACTCCCCATCTACGCGCTCATGGATGCCGACCCGTGGGGGATGTACATCTATTCTGTGATAAAACAGGGAAGCATCTCCCTCTCCTACTCGGAAGAAAAGCTCGCCACCCCAGATACCAAATACATCGGCCTGACGGTGGGGGATGTGGAGACATTCAAAATCCCAAAAGAAGTCACTATCAAGCTGAACCAATTGGACATTAAGCGGTTGAATGAATTACAATCGTATGAATGGTTCAAGCACAAGAAATGGCAGGCCGAATTCGACTTGATGAAGCAGAAAAACATCAAGATGGAACTCGAGGCCCTCTCCAAGAAAGGCATCCGCTTCATCACCGAAACGTATTTGCCTCAGAAAATCAAGGAAGAAGACTTTTTGCCGTGA